A DNA window from Siniperca chuatsi isolate FFG_IHB_CAS linkage group LG6, ASM2008510v1, whole genome shotgun sequence contains the following coding sequences:
- the brdt gene encoding bromodomain testis-specific protein isoform X1, translating to MSDVKVCPTVSGNPPPPEVINPKKPGRVTNQLQYLEKVVIKALWRHHFSWPFRQPVDAVALHLPDYYTIITNPMDLSTIKKRLQNKYYWQALDCIQDFNAMFTNCYVYNRPGDDVVFMAQTLEKLFLHKVSQMPKEECEVAAITTKEPMKGRQTNAGAIKQRSLVSEVVLQQTVTVIPPDVPQFIPPIQLSAQIDATIKKGFKRKADPSTTTTSVITSSEVSPAEDHSAPCTLFSRTGSGRPIKPPKKDLPVLEGKKFRLSEQLRNCNDILKEMLSKRHYAYAWPFYTPVDAVALGLHDYHDIIKQPMDLSTIRNKMDQREYANAKEFAADVRLMFSNCYKYNPPSHEVVYMARKLQEVFEARYLKVPQEAEGCSTPCQQVDMRKADRVGSLSTSASSESESSSEAESPSEEVAMQLANLEERLKAVSDQLKRLTQEPLMKQKKKDKLKKEKRAKEKDIARLKQKSSKYKSIVEKMANSKNSTLHGNRHNIHEVPLKCEDEVPSIPVTYQEKKQLKLDIDKLPGDKLGKLVNIIHARESCLRDSTLEEIEVDFEMLKPSTLRALQRFVATCLGKCNKNVSKKKLVKPTGEKHTGKLKDAGRSQVASKEQHLIKKKKPVAKVMASPDFSYPSHLSDSSSSSSSSSSSSDSSSSSSSSSSSSSHPSTSDSSDSESVPKTKKQKSKDSCQKVKTKPKVTRAACSKQILESKELTKASVKTCQPPLAVQPSVAETKGHPTHHDADPTCDELTLSPPDLSALLSPMASPGVLLDWAAARFEQGPVLSPLRDSPLQPKDETRSNFRYPEDFPDSEVTDVPYTNTASKSGEEEKPQIPKKDIVLKNAESWARLARQSVTPTAIKSSKESFHQFRKAAIEKEEREKALKKKQMEGNKEREAPESSSLPGPCKAATNPQIIEENPDSPESICTEATLDAPKDVEQQKPKSPIETQPLTTQSLVDREREMARKKEQERRRREAMSGIDMTMQRDIMTTFELNLD from the exons ATGTCTGATGTGAAAGTCTGTCCCACTGTGAGTGGAAATCCCCCTCCACCAGAGGTCATAAATCCCAAGAAGCCTGGACGTGTAACTAATCAGCTTCAGTATCTGGAGAAGGTCGTGATCAAAGCTTTATGGAGGCATCACTTTTCGTGGCCCTTTCGCCAGCCAGTTGATGCAGTGGCCCTGCATCTTcca GATTATTATACAATTATTACAAATCCTATGGATCTGAGCACTATTAAGAAGCGTCTtcagaacaaatattactggcaAGCACTTGATTGTATACAAGACTTCAACGCCATGTTCACCAACTGCTATGTGTACAATCGG CCTGGAGATGACGTTGTTTTTATGGCACAGACCCTGGAGAAGCTTTTTTTGCACAAAGTGTCCCAAATGCCTAAGGAAGAGTGTGAAGTTGCAGCAATCACTACAAAGGAACCAATGAAAGGGAGACAGACAAATGCAG GTGCAATAAAGCAGAGATCCCTTGTGTCAGAAGTTGTTCTCCAGCAGACAGTGACAGTCATTCCTCCTGATGTGCCTCAATTCATCCCTCCCATTCAGCTCTCTGCACAAATTGATGCAACA attaaaaaaggttttaagaGGAAAGCAGACccctcaaccaccaccacctcagTGATCACCAGCAGTGAGGTATCCCCTGCTGAGGATCATTCAGCACCCTGTACATTATTCTCCAGGACAGGCAGTGGGAGGCCCATCAAACCTCCTAAGAAAGACTTGCCTGTCTTAGAGGGCAAGAAGTTCAGACTGTCTGAGCAGCTCAGGAACTGCAATGATATCCTGAAGGAGATGCTCTCAAAGAGACACTATGCATATGCATGGCCCTTTTATACCCCTGTTGATGCCGTTGCTTTGGGTTTGCACGACTACCATGACATCATCAAACAGCCTATGGACCTGAGCACCATCAGG AACAAAATGGATCAACGAGAGTATGCAAATGCAAAGGAATTTGCTGCTGATGTCCGACTGATGTTCTCCAACTGTTACAAATACAATCCACCTTCGCATGAGGTGGTCTACATGGCAAGAAAACTGCAG GAAGTTTTTGAGGCGCGATATCTGAAGGTTCCCCAAGAAGCAGAGGGTTGTTCCACACCTTGTCAGCAAGTTGACATGAGAAAAGCAGACAGAGTTGGAAGTCTATCAACCTCAGCAAGTTCTGAAAGTGAAAGCTCCTCAGAGGCAGAGAGTCCGTCAGAAGAGGTGGCCATGCAGCTGGCCAATCTAGAGGAGCGG TTGAAAGCTGTCAGTGATCAGCTGAAGAGACTTACCCAAGAGCCCCTGatgaaacaaaagaagaaagacaagttgaaaaaagaaaaaagagccAAAGAAAAGGATATCGCTAGACTAAAGCAGAAATCCTCAAAATACAAATCTATTGTAGAAAAAATGGCCAACAGCAAGAACTCTACTTT GCATGGCAACAGACACAATATTCATGAAGTACCTTTAAAATGTGAGGATGAGGTCCCATCAATACCAGTGACTTACCAGGAGAAGAAGCAGTTGAAATTGGACATCGATAAACTGCCTGGTGACAAACTGGGCAAGTTGGTGAACATCATTCATGCCAGGGAGTCCTGTCTGCGAGATTCCACTCTAGAGGAGATTGAGGTTGACTTTGAAATGCTCAAGCCTTCCACCCTGAGAGCCCTGCAGAGGTTTGTTGCGACATGTCTGGGGAAATGCAACAAGAACGTCAGCA AAAAAAAGCTGGTGAAGCCCACAGGAGAAAAGCATACTGGGAAACTAAAGGATGCTGGGAGATCTCAGGTTGCCAGTAAAGAGCAGCACttgattaagaaaaaaaagccaGTAG CTAAAGTCATGGCGTCTCCTGACTTCAGCTACCCTTCACACCTCAGtgacagtagcagcagcagcagcagctcgtCATCCagctctgacagcagcagcagcagcagcagcagcagcagcagcagtagtcaTCCTAGCACTTCTGATAGCAGTGACTCTGAATCAG TGCcaaaaacaaagaagcagaaaagtAAAGACTCTTGCCAAAAGGTTAAGACGAAG CCAAAGGTGACTCGTGCTGCCTGTAGTAAGCAGATATTGGAGTCAAAAGAATTGACAAAAGCCTCAGTCAAGACTTGTCAGCCTCCTCTTGCTGTGCAGCCCTCGGTAGCAGAAACCAAAGGCCACCCAACACATCATGATGCAGACCCGACCTGTGATGAGCTGACTTTATCACCTCCAG ATTTGTCTGCCCTTTTATCCCCCATGGCATCTCCAGGAGTTTTGCTGGACTGGGCTGCCGCCAGATTTGAG CAGGGCCCAGTGCTGTCCCCTCTGAGAGACAGCCCACTGCAGCCCAAAGATGAGACGAGGTCCA ATTTCAGATACCCTGAGGATTTTCCTGACAGTGAGGTGACTGATGTGCCTTACACCAACACAGCAAGTAAATctggtgaagaagaaaaaccCCAAATTCCCAAAAAG GACATTGTTCTGAAAAATGCAGAGTCTTGGGCGAGACTGGCGAGGCAGTCAGTTACTCCAACTGCAATCAAGTCCTCAAAGGAGAGCTTCCATCAGTTCCGTAAGGCTGCCATAGAAAAGGAAGAACGAGAAAAAGcactgaagaaaaaacagatggaaggaaacaaggagagggagGCTCCTGAATCAAGCAG CTTACCAGGCCCATGTAAAGCAGCAACAAATCCACAAATTATTGAAGAGAATCCTGATTCACCAGAAAGCATTTGCACAGAGGCTACCTTAGATGCCCCTAAAGATGTTGAGCAGCAAAAGCCAAAGTCTCCCATAGAAACACAACCTCTAACTACGCAGTCGTTGGTGGATAGGGAAAGAGAGATGGCCCGCAAAAAGGAGCAAGAACGTCGCAGGCGAGAGGCT atgTCTGGTATTGACATGACTATGCAGCGGGACATCATGACTACATTTGAGCTTAACCTGGACTAA
- the brdt gene encoding bromodomain testis-specific protein isoform X2 → MSDVKVCPTVSGNPPPPEVINPKKPGRVTNQLQYLEKVVIKALWRHHFSWPFRQPVDAVALHLPDYYTIITNPMDLSTIKKRLQNKYYWQALDCIQDFNAMFTNCYVYNRPGDDVVFMAQTLEKLFLHKVSQMPKEECEVAAITTKEPMKGRQTNAGAIKQRSLVSEVVLQQTVTVIPPDVPQFIPPIQLSAQIDATIKKGFKRKADPSTTTTSVITSSEVSPAEDHSAPCTLFSRTGSGRPIKPPKKDLPVLEGKKFRLSEQLRNCNDILKEMLSKRHYAYAWPFYTPVDAVALGLHDYHDIIKQPMDLSTIRNKMDQREYANAKEFAADVRLMFSNCYKYNPPSHEVVYMARKLQEVFEARYLKVPQEAEGCSTPCQQVDMRKADRVGSLSTSASSESESSSEAESPSEEVAMQLANLEERLKAVSDQLKRLTQEPLMKQKKKDKLKKEKRAKEKDIARLKQKSSKYKSIVEKMANSKNSTLHGNRHNIHEVPLKCEDEVPSIPVTYQEKKQLKLDIDKLPGDKLGKLVNIIHARESCLRDSTLEEIEVDFEMLKPSTLRALQRFVATCLGKCNKNVSKKKLVKPTGEKHTGKLKDAGRSQVASKEQHLIKKKKPVAKVMASPDFSYPSHLSDSSSSSSSSSSSSDSSSSSSSSSSSSSHPSTSDSSDSESVPKTKKQKSKDSCQKVKTKPKVTRAACSKQILESKELTKASVKTCQPPLAVQPSVAETKGHPTHHDADPTCDELTLSPPDLSALLSPMASPGVLLDWAAARFEGPVLSPLRDSPLQPKDETRSNFRYPEDFPDSEVTDVPYTNTASKSGEEEKPQIPKKDIVLKNAESWARLARQSVTPTAIKSSKESFHQFRKAAIEKEEREKALKKKQMEGNKEREAPESSSLPGPCKAATNPQIIEENPDSPESICTEATLDAPKDVEQQKPKSPIETQPLTTQSLVDREREMARKKEQERRRREAMSGIDMTMQRDIMTTFELNLD, encoded by the exons ATGTCTGATGTGAAAGTCTGTCCCACTGTGAGTGGAAATCCCCCTCCACCAGAGGTCATAAATCCCAAGAAGCCTGGACGTGTAACTAATCAGCTTCAGTATCTGGAGAAGGTCGTGATCAAAGCTTTATGGAGGCATCACTTTTCGTGGCCCTTTCGCCAGCCAGTTGATGCAGTGGCCCTGCATCTTcca GATTATTATACAATTATTACAAATCCTATGGATCTGAGCACTATTAAGAAGCGTCTtcagaacaaatattactggcaAGCACTTGATTGTATACAAGACTTCAACGCCATGTTCACCAACTGCTATGTGTACAATCGG CCTGGAGATGACGTTGTTTTTATGGCACAGACCCTGGAGAAGCTTTTTTTGCACAAAGTGTCCCAAATGCCTAAGGAAGAGTGTGAAGTTGCAGCAATCACTACAAAGGAACCAATGAAAGGGAGACAGACAAATGCAG GTGCAATAAAGCAGAGATCCCTTGTGTCAGAAGTTGTTCTCCAGCAGACAGTGACAGTCATTCCTCCTGATGTGCCTCAATTCATCCCTCCCATTCAGCTCTCTGCACAAATTGATGCAACA attaaaaaaggttttaagaGGAAAGCAGACccctcaaccaccaccacctcagTGATCACCAGCAGTGAGGTATCCCCTGCTGAGGATCATTCAGCACCCTGTACATTATTCTCCAGGACAGGCAGTGGGAGGCCCATCAAACCTCCTAAGAAAGACTTGCCTGTCTTAGAGGGCAAGAAGTTCAGACTGTCTGAGCAGCTCAGGAACTGCAATGATATCCTGAAGGAGATGCTCTCAAAGAGACACTATGCATATGCATGGCCCTTTTATACCCCTGTTGATGCCGTTGCTTTGGGTTTGCACGACTACCATGACATCATCAAACAGCCTATGGACCTGAGCACCATCAGG AACAAAATGGATCAACGAGAGTATGCAAATGCAAAGGAATTTGCTGCTGATGTCCGACTGATGTTCTCCAACTGTTACAAATACAATCCACCTTCGCATGAGGTGGTCTACATGGCAAGAAAACTGCAG GAAGTTTTTGAGGCGCGATATCTGAAGGTTCCCCAAGAAGCAGAGGGTTGTTCCACACCTTGTCAGCAAGTTGACATGAGAAAAGCAGACAGAGTTGGAAGTCTATCAACCTCAGCAAGTTCTGAAAGTGAAAGCTCCTCAGAGGCAGAGAGTCCGTCAGAAGAGGTGGCCATGCAGCTGGCCAATCTAGAGGAGCGG TTGAAAGCTGTCAGTGATCAGCTGAAGAGACTTACCCAAGAGCCCCTGatgaaacaaaagaagaaagacaagttgaaaaaagaaaaaagagccAAAGAAAAGGATATCGCTAGACTAAAGCAGAAATCCTCAAAATACAAATCTATTGTAGAAAAAATGGCCAACAGCAAGAACTCTACTTT GCATGGCAACAGACACAATATTCATGAAGTACCTTTAAAATGTGAGGATGAGGTCCCATCAATACCAGTGACTTACCAGGAGAAGAAGCAGTTGAAATTGGACATCGATAAACTGCCTGGTGACAAACTGGGCAAGTTGGTGAACATCATTCATGCCAGGGAGTCCTGTCTGCGAGATTCCACTCTAGAGGAGATTGAGGTTGACTTTGAAATGCTCAAGCCTTCCACCCTGAGAGCCCTGCAGAGGTTTGTTGCGACATGTCTGGGGAAATGCAACAAGAACGTCAGCA AAAAAAAGCTGGTGAAGCCCACAGGAGAAAAGCATACTGGGAAACTAAAGGATGCTGGGAGATCTCAGGTTGCCAGTAAAGAGCAGCACttgattaagaaaaaaaagccaGTAG CTAAAGTCATGGCGTCTCCTGACTTCAGCTACCCTTCACACCTCAGtgacagtagcagcagcagcagcagctcgtCATCCagctctgacagcagcagcagcagcagcagcagcagcagcagcagtagtcaTCCTAGCACTTCTGATAGCAGTGACTCTGAATCAG TGCcaaaaacaaagaagcagaaaagtAAAGACTCTTGCCAAAAGGTTAAGACGAAG CCAAAGGTGACTCGTGCTGCCTGTAGTAAGCAGATATTGGAGTCAAAAGAATTGACAAAAGCCTCAGTCAAGACTTGTCAGCCTCCTCTTGCTGTGCAGCCCTCGGTAGCAGAAACCAAAGGCCACCCAACACATCATGATGCAGACCCGACCTGTGATGAGCTGACTTTATCACCTCCAG ATTTGTCTGCCCTTTTATCCCCCATGGCATCTCCAGGAGTTTTGCTGGACTGGGCTGCCGCCAGATTTGAG GGCCCAGTGCTGTCCCCTCTGAGAGACAGCCCACTGCAGCCCAAAGATGAGACGAGGTCCA ATTTCAGATACCCTGAGGATTTTCCTGACAGTGAGGTGACTGATGTGCCTTACACCAACACAGCAAGTAAATctggtgaagaagaaaaaccCCAAATTCCCAAAAAG GACATTGTTCTGAAAAATGCAGAGTCTTGGGCGAGACTGGCGAGGCAGTCAGTTACTCCAACTGCAATCAAGTCCTCAAAGGAGAGCTTCCATCAGTTCCGTAAGGCTGCCATAGAAAAGGAAGAACGAGAAAAAGcactgaagaaaaaacagatggaaggaaacaaggagagggagGCTCCTGAATCAAGCAG CTTACCAGGCCCATGTAAAGCAGCAACAAATCCACAAATTATTGAAGAGAATCCTGATTCACCAGAAAGCATTTGCACAGAGGCTACCTTAGATGCCCCTAAAGATGTTGAGCAGCAAAAGCCAAAGTCTCCCATAGAAACACAACCTCTAACTACGCAGTCGTTGGTGGATAGGGAAAGAGAGATGGCCCGCAAAAAGGAGCAAGAACGTCGCAGGCGAGAGGCT atgTCTGGTATTGACATGACTATGCAGCGGGACATCATGACTACATTTGAGCTTAACCTGGACTAA